The Teredinibacter sp. KSP-S5-2 genome includes a window with the following:
- a CDS encoding nitrite/sulfite reductase, whose amino-acid sequence MYVYDEHDHKLVKERVAQFRGQTERYLAGELKEDQFLPLRLQNGLYIQRLAPMLRIAVPYGMLNATQLRKIAYITRHYDKGYCHITTRQNIQLNWPKLEEVPDILEELAEVEMHAVQTSGNCIRNVTSDQFAGVAKDEIIDPRPYCEIIRQWSTFHPEFAFLPRKFKIAVCGSQEDRAAIHFHDIGLQLVKKENGEIGFTVLVGGGLGRTPIIGSEINSFVPENDILTYLEAILRVYNLHGRRDNKYKARIKILVKAMGTEAFAEKVSLEWEKLKDTPTLLTDKEIKRAKSFFTEPEYEEISDEESHALVDAQARENKAFGNWVRRNVSEHRVPGYRCVTLSLKPTGVAPGDVTSAQLEAIADLAEKYTYGEVRATHEQNIVLADVKASQLLDLWHEAKQAGFATPNIGTLTDMICCPGGDFCSLANAKSIPVAEAIQRQFDDLDYLYDLGDLDLNISGCMNACGHHHIGHIGILGVDKKGEEFYQVQLGGSSLKDAALAKVLGPAFSREEMPGVIQKLVDVYTENRVEGERFIDTYRRVGHDLFKERVYAKAH is encoded by the coding sequence ATGTACGTTTACGACGAACATGACCATAAGCTAGTTAAAGAGCGTGTTGCTCAATTTCGCGGTCAGACAGAACGATATTTAGCGGGAGAATTAAAAGAGGATCAGTTTCTACCGCTTCGCCTACAAAACGGACTTTACATCCAACGACTTGCACCGATGTTGCGTATCGCCGTTCCATACGGAATGCTAAATGCCACTCAGCTTCGCAAGATTGCCTACATTACCCGTCACTATGACAAAGGCTACTGTCATATTACGACGCGTCAGAATATCCAACTGAACTGGCCAAAACTGGAAGAAGTACCCGATATTCTTGAAGAGCTTGCCGAGGTCGAAATGCACGCAGTGCAAACCAGCGGTAACTGTATTCGTAACGTCACTTCGGATCAGTTCGCAGGCGTTGCCAAAGATGAAATTATCGATCCTCGCCCCTACTGCGAAATCATTCGTCAGTGGTCAACATTTCACCCCGAATTTGCCTTCCTTCCCCGAAAGTTCAAAATCGCTGTGTGTGGCTCTCAAGAAGACCGTGCCGCCATTCACTTTCACGATATTGGCCTTCAGTTGGTCAAGAAAGAAAACGGAGAAATTGGTTTCACTGTTCTTGTCGGCGGTGGCTTGGGCCGAACTCCCATCATTGGTAGCGAAATCAATAGTTTCGTTCCGGAAAACGACATTCTTACCTATCTGGAAGCCATTCTAAGGGTGTACAACCTGCATGGCCGAAGAGACAACAAGTATAAAGCCCGAATCAAGATACTTGTGAAGGCTATGGGGACAGAGGCTTTTGCTGAGAAGGTTAGCCTGGAATGGGAAAAGCTTAAAGACACTCCCACTCTGCTTACAGATAAAGAAATCAAACGAGCAAAAAGCTTTTTCACCGAACCTGAGTACGAAGAGATTTCTGATGAGGAATCTCATGCTCTTGTCGATGCACAAGCACGTGAAAACAAGGCGTTCGGCAATTGGGTTAGACGTAATGTGAGCGAACATCGCGTGCCTGGCTATCGATGCGTTACTCTGTCTTTAAAACCTACAGGCGTGGCTCCAGGGGACGTGACCTCCGCTCAGCTAGAAGCGATTGCAGATCTTGCAGAGAAATACACATACGGCGAAGTACGAGCAACCCATGAGCAAAATATTGTTCTAGCAGATGTGAAAGCCTCTCAACTGCTTGATTTGTGGCACGAAGCCAAACAAGCTGGTTTTGCTACGCCAAATATCGGCACCCTAACCGATATGATTTGCTGCCCTGGCGGTGACTTTTGCTCACTGGCGAATGCCAAATCTATTCCTGTAGCAGAAGCCATCCAGCGACAGTTCGACGATCTCGATTATCTCTATGATTTGGGCGACCTGGATTTGAATATTTCAGGTTGTATGAATGCCTGCGGCCACCACCATATCGGCCATATAGGTATTCTTGGTGTCGATAAGAAAGGTGAGGAGTTCTATCAGGTTCAGCTTGGTGGTAGCTCTCTAAAAGACGCTGCTTTGGCAAAGGTACTCGGCCCTGCATTCTCGCGAGAGGAAATGCCAGGTGTGATTCAAAAGCTTGTTGACGTATACACGGAAAACCGCGTCGAAGGTGAAAGATTTATCGATACATACCGTCGTGTTGGACACGACCTATTTAAGGAGCGTGTATATGCAAAAGCTCATTAA
- the sohB gene encoding protease SohB, which yields MEFLYEYGLFLAKAVTIVVAIGAVIALIVSAGMKGQGHDSGHIEVKSLNDKFDDIEETMKSVVLSEGQFKEEQKAKKKQEKEEKKAAKKAKDQSADEKPRVYVAEFDGDIKASAVEELREVVTAILALAKPEDEVVVKLESQGGMVHSYGLASSQLDRLVSASIPLTICVDKVAASGGYMMACVANKILAAPFAIIGSIGVVAQLPNFHRLLKKNDIDYEMLTAGEYKRTLTMFGENTDKGRQKFMEDLEDTHELFKEFITDHRPQVNIDEVATGEIWFGRRAVEKALIDEVMTSDQYLFDLKERADIYQVEFVQKKSLQEKLGISVEASIDKAFSKIWQTLNNKIFS from the coding sequence TTGGAATTTTTATACGAATACGGCTTATTTTTGGCCAAGGCTGTCACCATTGTGGTTGCGATTGGCGCTGTCATCGCACTTATTGTATCCGCTGGTATGAAAGGACAGGGGCACGACTCTGGTCATATCGAGGTTAAAAGCTTAAACGATAAGTTTGATGATATTGAAGAGACAATGAAGTCCGTTGTCCTGTCTGAAGGCCAGTTTAAGGAAGAGCAAAAAGCAAAGAAAAAGCAGGAAAAAGAAGAAAAGAAAGCTGCAAAAAAAGCCAAAGATCAATCAGCGGATGAGAAGCCTCGTGTGTATGTGGCTGAGTTCGATGGGGATATTAAGGCATCCGCCGTAGAAGAACTACGGGAAGTCGTAACTGCGATTCTAGCTCTGGCAAAGCCTGAGGATGAAGTTGTCGTTAAGTTGGAAAGCCAGGGTGGAATGGTTCACAGCTATGGTTTGGCTTCGAGTCAGCTGGACCGTTTAGTCAGTGCCAGTATTCCACTAACCATCTGTGTAGATAAAGTTGCTGCCAGTGGTGGTTACATGATGGCTTGTGTGGCCAACAAAATTCTTGCTGCGCCATTCGCAATTATTGGTTCTATTGGTGTGGTCGCCCAGCTTCCGAATTTCCATCGCTTGCTCAAAAAGAACGATATTGACTATGAAATGCTGACAGCCGGTGAGTACAAGCGTACTTTAACCATGTTCGGTGAGAACACGGATAAGGGGCGTCAGAAGTTCATGGAAGATCTGGAAGATACTCACGAATTATTTAAAGAGTTCATTACCGACCATCGGCCACAGGTTAACATCGATGAAGTGGCTACGGGTGAAATCTGGTTCGGTCGACGTGCTGTAGAAAAAGCGCTTATTGATGAGGTGATGACCTCGGATCAATATTTATTTGATTTAAAAGAACGTGCAGATATCTACCAAGTTGAATTTGTTCAGAAAAAATCTCTGCAGGAAAAGCTGGGGATTTCTGTTGAGGCTTCCATTGATAAGGCGTTTAGCAAAATATGGCAAACACTTAACAACAAAATATTCAGTTAA
- a CDS encoding methyl-accepting chemotaxis protein yields MFASKKELLRVSEERDSLRSENQSLKNQVEELGMQLQTYRDQQQHQAGIDSTVDQEIRLVIDSYSGLEPIRESLSASSEGMQRQKERLEHTGEVYEQTSATLARITTDLNEISISAGASHESVSRLKGVANEITQFVGIITNISEQTNLLALNAAIEAARAGEQGRGFAVVADEVRALAKRASEASSEIANLVGQIEKDTQETDEKISGTRDKCEQLSSESHASFADVGRVLEVSKDMHQIITLTASVGFIETVKLDHLVWKARLYSHFHRSRYDSHAIDSADSCRFGHWLHDVGRAKYGGTSTFRKIEDAHKRVHDQGIAALESGSRGNRSDAIGHLKEMEASSDQLMGYLTDFESGMH; encoded by the coding sequence ATGTTTGCGAGTAAAAAAGAATTGCTTCGGGTAAGCGAGGAAAGGGATTCTTTGCGTTCAGAAAACCAATCGCTAAAAAACCAAGTTGAAGAGCTGGGGATGCAACTGCAAACCTATCGTGATCAACAACAGCATCAAGCAGGTATTGATTCTACTGTTGACCAGGAAATTCGTTTGGTAATTGATAGTTATAGTGGTCTGGAGCCTATCAGGGAGTCGTTATCGGCTTCTTCGGAAGGAATGCAACGGCAAAAAGAAAGGCTTGAGCACACTGGCGAAGTATATGAGCAAACTTCAGCCACGCTTGCTCGAATTACAACCGATTTAAATGAAATATCCATTAGCGCGGGTGCTAGTCACGAAAGTGTTTCCAGGCTGAAAGGCGTAGCAAATGAAATCACTCAGTTTGTTGGCATTATCACCAATATTTCTGAGCAGACCAATTTGTTGGCCTTGAATGCTGCGATTGAGGCGGCGCGGGCAGGGGAGCAGGGGCGAGGGTTTGCGGTTGTTGCTGATGAAGTGCGGGCTCTGGCGAAACGCGCCAGTGAGGCCAGTAGTGAAATTGCCAATTTGGTTGGCCAGATTGAAAAGGATACGCAGGAAACAGATGAAAAAATAAGTGGCACAAGAGACAAGTGTGAGCAGCTCTCTAGCGAATCACACGCATCGTTTGCCGATGTTGGTCGGGTGTTAGAAGTGTCCAAAGATATGCACCAGATCATCACGCTGACGGCATCAGTGGGGTTTATTGAGACGGTTAAGCTTGATCATCTCGTCTGGAAAGCGAGGTTGTATTCTCATTTTCATCGTAGTCGGTATGACTCTCACGCCATTGATAGTGCGGATTCCTGTCGTTTTGGACACTGGTTACACGACGTGGGTAGGGCTAAATATGGCGGTACATCGACATTTCGCAAAATAGAAGATGCTCATAAACGGGTTCATGATCAAGGTATTGCCGCGCTTGAATCAGGCTCGAGAGGAAATCGGAGTGATGCCATAGGTCATCTAAAGGAAATGGAAGCATCAAGTGACCAGTTAATGGGGTATTTAACTGATTTCGAGAGCGGAATGCATTAA
- a CDS encoding cation:proton antiporter — translation MSGVILETFFLIFCGSALIASLALYSRQPILVAYIAIGALLGPFGLEVLKDISYITDMSHIGIIFLLFLLGLDMQPKALLVVLRKATSVAVISSACFAAIGFIIGISFGFTLTESAIIGMASMFSSTIIGIKLLPTTVLHHKYTGELMVGLLLLQDFLAIFCLLILLSSSAGSFQIKPMLTALAALPLIAGGAYLFVRFVLINLITKFDRFHEYIFLLAIAWCLGLAELSERLHLSAEIGAFIAGITIATSPIAQYIALSLKPLRDFFLVLFFFSLGAQLNLALIPQVIGAVSVFAIAVLLLKPGIFYLLLRQHSEKENLAWDIGFRLGQISEFSLLIVFLAYSKNLIGDEASLLVQSAAIITFVISSYIVIFNFPNPIAVSDKLRRD, via the coding sequence ATGAGCGGAGTTATTCTCGAAACGTTTTTCTTGATATTTTGCGGTTCCGCACTTATTGCCTCATTAGCGCTGTACAGCCGACAACCGATTCTTGTTGCATACATTGCAATCGGTGCGTTACTAGGCCCGTTTGGCCTGGAAGTTTTAAAGGATATTTCCTATATCACAGATATGTCACATATTGGCATCATCTTCCTGTTATTTTTGCTTGGCCTGGATATGCAACCAAAAGCCTTGTTGGTTGTACTACGTAAAGCGACCAGTGTTGCAGTCATAAGCAGTGCCTGCTTTGCCGCGATTGGTTTTATCATCGGTATTAGTTTTGGGTTTACATTAACAGAGTCTGCCATTATTGGTATGGCATCCATGTTTTCCAGTACGATTATTGGCATCAAGCTTTTACCCACCACGGTATTGCACCACAAATACACGGGCGAATTAATGGTCGGCTTGCTGCTTTTACAAGACTTCCTGGCCATATTCTGTTTGTTAATACTACTCAGCAGTTCGGCTGGCAGCTTCCAAATTAAACCGATGCTTACTGCGCTTGCGGCACTGCCACTTATAGCTGGCGGAGCTTACCTTTTTGTTCGCTTTGTTTTAATTAATCTAATTACCAAGTTTGACCGCTTTCACGAATACATTTTTTTACTCGCTATTGCCTGGTGCCTCGGTCTAGCGGAACTTTCTGAAAGATTACATTTATCGGCTGAGATAGGAGCATTTATTGCTGGCATTACTATTGCGACCAGCCCTATTGCACAATATATAGCATTAAGCTTGAAGCCTCTTCGTGATTTCTTTTTAGTCCTGTTTTTCTTCTCCCTCGGCGCCCAACTTAATTTAGCATTAATACCTCAGGTAATCGGCGCTGTGAGTGTGTTTGCTATCGCGGTATTGTTGCTTAAACCTGGTATTTTTTATTTATTGCTTCGTCAGCACAGCGAAAAAGAAAACTTAGCATGGGATATAGGCTTTAGATTGGGACAAATAAGTGAGTTTTCTTTACTTATTGTTTTCCTCGCGTATTCAAAAAATTTAATCGGTGACGAAGCATCACTTCTCGTTCAGTCAGCCGCGATAATCACCTTTGTAATTTCAAGTTACATCGTAATCTTTAACTTCCCGAACCCAATTGCGGTATCGGATAAGCTTCGACGGGATTAG
- a CDS encoding DUF934 domain-containing protein codes for MQKLIKDKEIIDDSWSIVREEGTGNGNQILSLDAFLKAAKEGNLDTERTAVWLASDASIEAIADYVPSLKLIAVDFPAFADGRGFSIGRMLREQYDFTGELRAVGHFMEDQVFYLSRCGFNAFKMEDDCNLESMLNRLNDFSNSYQAAVDEPQPLFRRRA; via the coding sequence ATGCAAAAGCTCATTAAAGATAAAGAGATTATCGACGATAGCTGGTCTATTGTTCGCGAAGAAGGTACTGGCAACGGCAATCAGATTCTGTCTCTTGACGCTTTTTTAAAGGCCGCGAAAGAAGGTAACCTCGACACGGAGCGCACTGCTGTGTGGTTGGCCAGTGATGCTTCAATCGAAGCAATAGCCGATTATGTTCCATCACTGAAATTGATTGCGGTGGACTTCCCCGCCTTCGCCGATGGTAGAGGTTTCTCTATTGGCCGCATGCTTCGTGAACAGTATGATTTTACTGGTGAACTGCGCGCTGTAGGCCATTTCATGGAAGACCAGGTGTTTTATCTATCTCGTTGTGGCTTTAATGCGTTCAAGATGGAAGACGACTGTAATCTTGAATCCATGTTGAATCGTTTAAACGATTTTAGTAATAGCTATCAGGCGGCTGTTGACGAACCGCAACCACTTTTTAGGCGTAGAGCTTAA
- a CDS encoding DUF2970 domain-containing protein has translation MWHLIKTSMAAAIGVQSNKNRELDFQQSSIIPYIISGIIFTSLFLLALFTIVSFVV, from the coding sequence ATGTGGCACTTGATAAAAACTTCCATGGCAGCCGCAATTGGTGTGCAAAGCAATAAAAACAGAGAGTTAGACTTTCAGCAATCCAGCATAATCCCATACATTATATCTGGAATAATTTTTACGTCACTTTTTCTGCTTGCGCTTTTTACAATTGTCAGTTTTGTGGTGTAA